A single Lolium perenne isolate Kyuss_39 chromosome 6, Kyuss_2.0, whole genome shotgun sequence DNA region contains:
- the LOC127310671 gene encoding 2'-deoxymugineic-acid 2'-dioxygenase-like: MDLLSNASAPLSSVPAEYVFPPEKRASLLGDLSFDDVSLPLIDLHSGALSDGILRRQVATEIVKAGKEFGFFQVVNHGVGEDVVRAFREAATKFFEMPPEDKLRYCSDDQSKPFRIASKTPWDRNKNRYWRDYLKLICYPIDEELVQHWPSKPEAFRSSLADYSVALHELSRNLLELIAEGLGLERGFFGGDLSRGNTQMNVNYYPPCPDPSLTMGLLPHCDRNLLTVLSQGDVAGLQVRHNGRWLLVKPLPGVFVVNFGHQIEIVTNGALASVEHRVFTNSAKARLSLATLVHPTMDCLVGPAPVMVSEENPAKFREFVFSEFYKNFDAAAGNREDVLESFKIRRG; this comes from the coding sequence ATGGATCTCTTGTCCAACGCCAGTGCTCCACTCTCCTCTGTGCCCGCCGAGTATGTCTTCCCACCAGAGAAGCGTGCTTCCCTCCTCGGCGACCTTAGCTTCGATGATGTGTCACTGCCGCTCATTGACCTCCACAGTGGCGCCCTCTCTGACGGGATCCTCCGCCGCCAGGTTGCCACCGAGATCGTCAAGGCTGGTAAGGAGTTTGGCTTCTTTCAGGTTGTGAACCACGGCGTGGGGGAGGATGTGGTGCGGGCATTCCGGGAGGCAGCAACAAAGTTCTTCGAGATGCCACCAGAGGACAAGCTCAGGTACTGCTCTGATGACCAGAGCAAGCCCTTTCGCATCGCCTCCAAGACTCCTTGGGATCGCAACAAGAACCGCTACTGGCGTGACTACCTCAAGCTCATCTGCTACCCCATTGATGAAGAGCTCGTCCAGCACTGGCCATCCAAGCCGgaggccttccggagctccctcgCCGATTACTCCGTCGCCCTACACGAGCTGTCCCGAAATCTGCTCGAGCTGATCGCTGAGGGGCTCGGCCTCGAAAGAGGCTTCTTTGGTGGAGATCTCAGCCGTGGCAACACACAGATGAACGTCAACTACTACCCTCCATGCCCAGACCCATCCCTCACGATGGGCCTGCTCCCACATTGCGACCGCAATCTCCTCACTGTGCTATCTCAGGGCGATGTTGCCGGGCTCCAGGTTAGACACAACGGGCGGTGGCTCCTTGTCAAACCCCTCCCTGGCGTGTTTGTCGTCAACTTCGGCCACCAGATCGAGATCGTCACAAATGGGGCGCTGGCCAGTGTCGAGCACCGTGTGTTCACCAACTCTGCCAAGGCGAGGTTGTCGTTGGCCACATTAGTGCACCCCACTATGGACTGCCTTGTCGGCCCGGCGCCAGTGATGGTAAGCGAGGAGAACCCGGCAAAGTTCAGAGAGTTCGTGTTCAGCGAGTTCTACAAGAATTTTGACGCTGCTGCCGGCAACAGGGAGGACGTGCTTGAGTCCTTCAAGATCCGTCGCGGCTAG
- the LOC127310667 gene encoding 2'-deoxymugineic-acid 2'-dioxygenase-like: protein MDLLSNASAPLSSVPAEYVFPPEKRASLLGDLSSDDVSLPLIDLHSGALSDGILRRQVATEIVKAGKEFGFFQVVNHGVGEDVVRAFREAATKFFEMPPEDKLRYCSDDQSKPFRIASKTPWDRNKNRYWRDYLKLICYPIDEELVQHWPSKPEAFRSSLADYSVALHELSRNLLELIAEGLGLERGFFGGDLSRGNTQMNVNYYPPCPDPSLTMGLLPHCDRNLLTVLSQGDVAGLQVRHNGRWLLVKPLPGVFVVNFGHQIEIVTNGALASVEHRVFTNSAKARLSLATLVHPTMDCLVGPAPVMVSEENPAKFREFVFSEFYKTFDAAAGNREDVLESFKIRRG, encoded by the coding sequence ATGGATCTCTTGTCCAACGCCAGTGCTCCACTCTCCTCTGTGCCCGCCGAGTATGTCTTCCCACCAGAGAAGCGTGCTTCCCTCCTCGGCGACCTTAGCTCCGATGATGTGTCACTGCCGCTCATTGACCTCCACAGTGGCGCCCTCTCTGACGGGATCCTCCGCCGCCAGGTTGCCACCGAGATCGTCAAGGCTGGTAAGGAGTTTGGCTTCTTTCAGGTTGTGAACCACGGCGTGGGGGAGGATGTGGTGCGGGCATTCCGGGAGGCAGCAACAAAGTTCTTCGAGATGCCACCAGAGGACAAGCTCAGGTACTGCTCTGATGACCAGAGCAAGCCCTTTCGCATCGCCTCCAAGACTCCTTGGGATCGCAACAAGAACCGCTACTGGCGTGACTACCTCAAGCTCATCTGCTACCCCATTGATGAAGAGCTCGTCCAGCACTGGCCATCCAAGCCGgaggccttccggagctccctcgCCGATTACTCCGTCGCCCTACACGAGCTGTCCCGGAATCTGCTCGAGCTGATCGCTGAGGGGCTCGGCCTCGAAAGAGGCTTCTTTGGTGGAGATCTCAGCCGTGGCAACACACAGATGAACGTCAACTACTACCCTCCATGCCCAGACCCATCCCTCACGATGGGCCTGCTCCCACATTGCGACCGCAATCTCCTCACTGTGCTATCTCAGGGCGATGTTGCCGGGCTCCAGGTTAGACACAACGGGCGGTGGCTCCTTGTCAAACCCCTCCCTGGCGTGTTTGTCGTCAACTTCGGCCACCAGATCGAGATCGTCACAAATGGGGCGCTGGCCAGTGTCGAGCACCGTGTGTTCACCAACTCTGCCAAGGCGAGGTTGTCGTTGGCCACATTAGTGCACCCCACTATGGACTGCCTTGTCGGCCCGGCGCCAGTGATGGTAAGCGAGGAGAACCCGGCAAAGTTCAGAGAGTTCGTGTTCAGCGAGTTCTACAAGACTTTTGACGCTGCTGCCGGCAACAGGGAGGACGTGCTCGAGTCCTTCAAGATCCGTCGCGGCTAG
- the LOC127308856 gene encoding 2'-deoxymugineic-acid 2'-dioxygenase, with the protein MELLCNAPPHASVPDRYVFPPEKRAVLQLDDDDVTLPVVDLHRTALSGDDGLRQRVAAEIVRAGKDFGFFQVVNHGVGEDVVRGFRDAASEFFAMPAEKKLPYCSNDQSKPFRLATSTTYDRGETRYWLDYLKLQCHPVTDEVVQHWPTEPTSFRPRLAEFSEAVHELAQTLLRLVAEGLGLGADFFAGDLSGGDTQMNVNYYPPCPDPSLTLGLLPHCDRHLLTVLSQGDVAGLQARHSGRWLLVRPIPGALVINFGHQMEIITNGALASVEHRAVTNSDRTRMSVATLIMPKMECRIGPAPEMVDEATNPSKFREFVFSEFMEAYYTAAASREDVLESFRIHKN; encoded by the exons ATGGAGCTGTTGTGCAACGCCCCACCGCACGCCTCGGTGCCTGACAGGTACGTCTTCCCGCCTGAGAAGCGCGCCGTCCTGCAGCTAGACGACGACGACGTCACCCTCCCCGTCGTCGACCTGCACCGCACCGCCCTTTCCGGCGACGACGGCCTCCGCCAGCGCGTCGCCGCAGAGATCGTCCGGGCCGGCAAGGACTTCGGCTTCTTCCAG GTAGTGAACCACGGCGTGGGGGAGGATGTGGTGAGGGGGTTTCGTGACGCGGCATCGGAGTTCTTCGCGATGCCGGCGGAGAAGAAGCTCCCCTACTGCTCCAACGACCAGAGCAAGCCCTTCCGGCTCGCCACCAGCACCACCTACGACCGCGGCGAGACGCGGTACTGGCTCGACTACCTCAAGCTCCAGTGCCACCCGGTGACAGACGAGGTCGTCCAGCACTGGCCAACCGAACCAACGAGCTTCAGGCCGCGCCTCGCCGAGTTCTCCGAGGCGGTGCACGAGTTGGCCCAGACGCTACTGCGCCTCGTCGCAGAGGGTCTCGGCCTCGGCGCCGACTTCTTCGCCGGCGACCTTAGTGGCGGCGACACTCAAATGAACGTCAACTACTACCCGCCGTGCCCAGACCCGAGCCTCACACTCGGCCTCCTTCCGCACTGCGACCGCCACCTCCTCACCGTCCTCTCCCAGGGCGATGTGGCGGGCCTCCAGGCAAGGCACAGTGGGCGGTGGCTCCTCGTCCGCCCTATCCCCGGCGCACTCGTCATCAACTTTGGCCACCAGATGGAGATCATCACCAACGGCGCACTAGCCAGCGTGGAACACCGCGCTGTAACCAACTCCGACAGGACAAGGATGTCGGTGGCAACTCTCATCATGCCCAAGATGGAGTGCCGTATCGGCCCGGCGCCGGAGATGGTGGACGAGGCCACGAATCCTTCCAAGTTCAGGGAGTTCGTGTTTAGTGAGTTTATGGAGGCGTATTACACCGCCGCGGCTAGCAGGGAGGATGTGCTCGAGTCCTTCAGGATACACAAAAACTAG